A genome region from Bradyrhizobium sp. WSM1417 includes the following:
- a CDS encoding O-succinylhomoserine sulfhydrylase translates to MSKSPAPTAHYRPETRLVHSGTLRSQYGETSESLFLTQGYVYNSAEECEARFKGEDPGFIYSRYSNPTISMFERRMIELEGAEAARSAATGMAAVTTAILAPLKAGDHVVASRALFGSCLYVVQDLLPRYGIETTLVDGLDLDQWQRAMKPNTKTFFLESPTNPTLDVLDIPGIAEIAHSCGARLVVDNVFATPIWQSPLALGADVVVYSATKHIDGQGRCLGGIILSSEAFIAEHIHNFMRQTGPSISPFNAWVLLKGLETLAVRVRAQTETAARVADVLASHPKISRLVFPGRADHPQAALVKKQMRGGSTLVGLEVKGGKQAAFRVLNELKLAKISNNLGDAKSLVTHPATTTHQRLKPEDRAALGISEGFIRFSAGLEHADDLIEDLTAALEKA, encoded by the coding sequence ATGTCGAAGTCCCCGGCGCCAACCGCCCACTACCGTCCCGAAACCCGCCTGGTCCATTCCGGCACGCTGCGCTCGCAATATGGCGAGACGTCGGAGTCGCTGTTCCTGACCCAGGGCTACGTCTACAACAGCGCCGAGGAGTGCGAGGCGCGGTTCAAGGGCGAGGATCCCGGCTTCATCTATTCACGCTACTCCAATCCGACCATCTCGATGTTCGAGCGGCGGATGATCGAGCTCGAAGGCGCCGAAGCGGCACGTTCGGCCGCGACCGGCATGGCCGCGGTGACGACCGCGATCCTGGCGCCGCTGAAGGCCGGCGATCACGTCGTGGCCTCGCGCGCGCTGTTCGGGTCGTGTCTCTACGTCGTGCAGGATTTGCTGCCGCGCTACGGCATCGAGACGACGCTGGTCGACGGCCTCGATCTCGACCAGTGGCAGCGCGCCATGAAGCCGAACACCAAGACGTTCTTCCTGGAGAGCCCGACCAACCCGACGCTCGACGTGCTCGACATTCCCGGCATCGCCGAGATCGCGCACAGCTGCGGCGCGCGGCTCGTCGTCGACAACGTGTTCGCCACTCCGATCTGGCAGAGCCCGCTCGCGCTCGGCGCCGACGTCGTGGTCTATTCCGCGACCAAGCACATCGACGGCCAGGGCCGCTGCCTCGGCGGCATCATCCTGTCCTCGGAAGCGTTCATCGCCGAGCACATCCACAATTTCATGCGCCAGACCGGCCCGTCGATCTCGCCGTTCAACGCCTGGGTCCTGCTCAAGGGCCTGGAGACGCTCGCCGTGCGCGTGCGCGCGCAGACCGAGACGGCGGCGCGCGTCGCGGACGTGCTGGCGAGCCATCCGAAGATTTCGCGGCTGGTGTTTCCCGGCCGCGCCGATCATCCGCAGGCTGCATTGGTGAAGAAGCAGATGCGCGGTGGCTCGACGCTGGTCGGCCTCGAGGTCAAGGGCGGCAAGCAGGCGGCATTCCGCGTGCTCAACGAGCTCAAGCTCGCCAAGATCTCGAACAATCTCGGCGACGCCAAGAGCCTCGTCACGCATCCCGCCACCACGACGCATCAGCGCCTCAAGCCGGAGGACCGCGCCGCGCTGGGCATCAGCGAGGGCTTCATCCGCTTCTCGGCGGGGCTGGAGCACGCGGACGATCTGATCGAGGATCTGACCGCGGCGCTGGAGAAGGCGTAA
- a CDS encoding SGNH/GDSL hydrolase family protein, producing the protein MSSLRPFCLTAWLAVRAAALLLLLSPASQSHAQTQAAQATPAPQQSADPASASPSQTAVAATSPDQRGITARAIDKVKQVAKSAGDVFSRVPCLSPKGGAKAMGSLPHVAGKLVAGQPVVIVAFGSSSTAGFGASSPEFNYPNRLAAQLHRHYPTADITVVNAGVGGEDAPEMMKRLQKEVIDVHPDLVIWQVGTNAVLRNLDPGDTAKLVEDGISRIQAAGGTDVVLVDPQYSPAVNQRAESAGKMVKLLGKVAELRHVGIFPRFEVMRDWHEKQSLPVESFVIADGLHMNDWGYACFAQLLGDDIIRSVGQIKLGVNVPADVRTYRPM; encoded by the coding sequence ATGAGTTCTCTCCGCCCTTTTTGCCTGACGGCATGGCTGGCTGTGCGCGCAGCAGCGCTGCTGCTGTTGCTGAGTCCGGCCTCGCAGTCGCACGCGCAGACGCAGGCCGCGCAGGCAACGCCGGCCCCGCAGCAGTCGGCTGATCCGGCTTCCGCTTCACCGTCCCAGACCGCCGTCGCAGCGACGTCCCCCGACCAGCGCGGCATCACGGCGCGCGCCATCGACAAGGTGAAGCAGGTCGCGAAGTCCGCCGGCGATGTCTTCAGCCGCGTGCCCTGCCTGTCGCCGAAGGGCGGCGCGAAGGCGATGGGCTCGCTGCCGCATGTCGCGGGCAAGCTCGTCGCCGGCCAGCCCGTCGTCATCGTCGCGTTCGGCTCGTCCTCGACCGCGGGATTCGGCGCGAGCTCGCCGGAGTTCAACTATCCCAATCGCCTTGCCGCGCAGCTGCACCGGCACTATCCGACCGCCGACATCACTGTTGTCAATGCCGGCGTCGGCGGCGAGGACGCGCCCGAGATGATGAAGCGCCTCCAGAAAGAGGTGATCGACGTACATCCGGATCTGGTGATCTGGCAGGTCGGCACCAATGCCGTGCTGCGCAATCTTGATCCCGGCGATACCGCCAAACTGGTCGAGGACGGCATCAGCCGCATCCAGGCTGCCGGCGGCACCGACGTCGTGCTGGTCGATCCGCAATATTCGCCCGCCGTCAACCAGCGCGCCGAGAGCGCCGGCAAGATGGTGAAGCTGCTCGGCAAGGTCGCCGAGCTCCGTCACGTCGGCATCTTCCCGCGCTTCGAGGTGATGCGCGATTGGCACGAGAAGCAATCGCTTCCGGTCGAGAGCTTCGTGATCGCCGACGGCCTGCACATGAACGATTGGGGCTATGCCTGCTTCGCCCAGCTCCTCGGCGACGACATCATCCGCTCCGTCGGCCAGATCAAGCTCGGCGTGAACGTGCCTGCGGACGTGCGGACCTATCGGCCGATGTAA
- a CDS encoding lipolytic enzyme, with amino-acid sequence MKAKVFLSLILLCGGLAAPPARADDAAPAASAAPAACEVPSYLLTTESQLPKVADAIKAGKPLEILVIGSRSTTIPASEDASYPARMQAILKDKLPPTETVHVSVEIQSKKTAEEAAASFVKLMEAKAPTLVIWQTGTVDAIRAIDPDDFRGAVTEGVVALQKAGADVVLMNLQYSPRTETMISVPPYLDNMRVVAQEHDIPLFDRFAIMRQWNDQGQFDLFSPSRGPELAKQVHDCLGRALAQFVIDAAHLEPAQQQN; translated from the coding sequence ATGAAGGCGAAGGTTTTCCTGAGCCTGATCCTGCTGTGCGGTGGTCTCGCCGCGCCTCCGGCGCGCGCGGACGATGCTGCGCCGGCTGCTTCAGCCGCGCCCGCAGCCTGTGAAGTGCCCTCCTATCTGCTCACCACCGAAAGCCAGCTTCCCAAGGTCGCCGATGCCATCAAGGCCGGCAAGCCGCTCGAAATCCTGGTCATCGGCAGCCGCTCGACCACGATTCCGGCTTCCGAGGACGCTTCTTATCCGGCGCGGATGCAGGCCATCCTGAAGGACAAGCTGCCGCCGACCGAGACTGTGCACGTCTCCGTAGAAATACAGAGCAAGAAAACGGCCGAGGAGGCGGCCGCCAGCTTCGTTAAGCTGATGGAAGCAAAAGCGCCTACTTTGGTCATCTGGCAGACCGGGACCGTGGATGCTATTCGAGCCATTGATCCCGACGATTTTCGTGGCGCGGTGACCGAAGGGGTTGTTGCGTTGCAAAAGGCAGGGGCTGACGTCGTCTTGATGAATCTGCAGTACAGTCCGCGTACCGAAACCATGATCTCGGTGCCGCCATACCTCGACAATATGCGGGTGGTGGCGCAGGAGCACGATATTCCGCTGTTCGATCGTTTCGCGATCATGCGGCAGTGGAATGACCAGGGGCAGTTCGACCTGTTCAGCCCGTCGCGCGGGCCTGAGCTGGCGAAACAGGTCCATGATTGCCTTGGCCGGGCGTTGGCACAGTTCGTGATCGACGCTGCCCATCTGGAGCCGGCCCAGCAGCAAAATTGA
- a CDS encoding OpgC domain-containing protein, producing MTIADQVTGSTIAGTAKPVEVKSAGTKRRAAAPAISLPAIGERELRLDLFRGLALWLIFIDHLPPSLLTWFTIRNYGFSDATEIFIFISGYTAAFVYGRAMLESGIVVASARILRRVWQIYVAHVFLFTIFLAEISYVATRFENPLYTEEMGIMDFLKQPDVTIVQALLLRFRPVNMDVLPLYIVLMLALPLILWLMKWRPDVTLGLSVALYAVTWEYDLYLSAYPNGFWAFNPFAWQLLFVFGAWCALGGARRMSHILASRVTMWIAIAYLVAAFYVTLTWYVPQLSHFMPKRLEQWMYPIDKADLDVLRFTHFLALAALTVRVLPRDWPGLKSPWLRPLILCGSHSLEIFCLGVFLAFAGHFILAEVSGGPVMHALISLSGILIMWAMAWLISWYKRVADKSGSKTKSAVGSADMAGGG from the coding sequence ATGACCATTGCCGACCAAGTGACGGGATCGACGATCGCGGGAACCGCCAAACCTGTGGAGGTCAAATCCGCGGGGACGAAGCGGCGCGCGGCCGCGCCGGCCATTTCGCTGCCCGCCATCGGCGAGCGCGAGCTCCGGCTCGACCTGTTCCGCGGCCTCGCGCTGTGGCTGATCTTCATCGACCATTTGCCGCCGAGCCTTCTGACCTGGTTCACGATCCGCAATTACGGCTTCAGCGACGCCACCGAGATCTTCATCTTCATCTCCGGCTATACCGCCGCCTTTGTCTACGGTCGGGCGATGCTGGAGTCCGGCATCGTCGTCGCCTCCGCGCGCATCCTGCGGCGCGTCTGGCAGATCTATGTCGCCCACGTCTTCCTGTTCACGATCTTCCTTGCTGAAATCTCCTACGTCGCGACCAGGTTCGAGAACCCGCTCTACACCGAAGAGATGGGCATCATGGATTTCCTCAAGCAGCCCGACGTCACGATCGTGCAGGCGCTGTTGCTGCGCTTCCGCCCCGTCAACATGGACGTGCTGCCGCTCTACATCGTGCTGATGCTGGCGCTGCCCTTGATCCTGTGGCTGATGAAGTGGCGCCCCGACGTGACGCTCGGCCTCTCGGTTGCGCTCTACGCGGTGACCTGGGAATACGACCTCTATCTGTCGGCCTATCCGAACGGCTTCTGGGCCTTCAATCCCTTCGCCTGGCAATTGCTGTTCGTGTTCGGGGCATGGTGCGCGCTCGGGGGGGCGCGACGCATGTCGCACATTCTGGCTTCGCGGGTGACGATGTGGATCGCGATCGCCTATCTGGTCGCGGCATTCTACGTGACGCTGACCTGGTATGTGCCGCAGCTCTCCCACTTCATGCCGAAGCGGCTCGAGCAGTGGATGTATCCGATCGACAAGGCCGACCTCGACGTGCTGCGCTTCACGCATTTCCTGGCGCTGGCTGCGCTCACCGTGCGGGTCCTGCCCCGGGACTGGCCGGGCCTGAAATCGCCCTGGCTGCGGCCGCTGATCCTGTGCGGCTCGCATTCCCTGGAGATATTCTGCCTCGGCGTCTTTCTCGCCTTTGCCGGCCATTTCATCCTGGCCGAAGTCTCGGGCGGCCCGGTGATGCATGCGCTAATTAGTCTCTCCGGAATCCTGATCATGTGGGCCATGGCCTGGCTGATTTCGTGGTACAAGCGGGTGGCTGACAAGAGCGGTTCGAAAACCAAAAGCGCCGTCGGCAGCGCCGATATGGCGGGAGGGGGCTGA
- the apaG gene encoding Co2+/Mg2+ efflux protein ApaG has product MYRAVTRQIEVTVEPNFVPEQSSADRSRYFWAYTIVITNSGDETVQLKTRHWIITDATGRQQEVKGEGVVGEQPTLAPGERFEYTSGVPLTTASGFMTGRYQMVSATGERFEIDVPTFSLDSPDNKRVLN; this is encoded by the coding sequence ATGTACCGCGCCGTGACCCGCCAGATCGAAGTGACCGTCGAGCCGAACTTTGTTCCGGAGCAGTCGTCGGCCGACCGCTCCCGTTATTTCTGGGCCTACACCATCGTCATCACCAATTCCGGCGACGAGACCGTGCAGCTCAAGACGCGGCACTGGATCATCACCGACGCCACCGGCCGGCAGCAGGAGGTGAAGGGCGAGGGCGTCGTCGGCGAGCAGCCGACGCTCGCGCCTGGCGAACGCTTCGAATACACCTCCGGCGTACCGCTCACGACCGCCTCCGGCTTTATGACCGGCCGCTACCAGATGGTCAGCGCAACCGGCGAACGCTTCGAGATCGACGTGCCCACGTTCTCGCTGGACAGCCCGGACAACAAGAGGGTGTTGAATTAA
- a CDS encoding Hsp33 family molecular chaperone produces the protein MVSQSPDMKTGPEGPVRAPSAVPIDDAVLPYEVDALDVRGRLVRLGPALDEILTKHDYPAPVGKLLGEAIVLTTLLGSALKFEGRFILQAQTDGPVSFLVVDYQAPDRLRAYARYDAARLGDAKDSGALLGHGHLAMTIDQGPDMSRYQGLVALDGGSLEDAAHEYFLRSEQIPTRVRLAVGEEWRSNDGGKHRWRAGGMLMQFLPKAPERARQADLHPGDAPEGVEVHAVAEDDAWVEARSLIETVEDVELIDPELSGERLLYRLFHERGVRVFNPLPLKAQCSCSRDAVASMLKSFSSDDRAAMVKDDKVVVTCEFCSSVYEFTPDEAGVEDA, from the coding sequence ATGGTTTCCCAATCCCCTGACATGAAAACCGGGCCCGAGGGCCCGGTTCGCGCGCCATCCGCGGTTCCGATCGATGACGCCGTGCTGCCCTACGAGGTCGACGCGCTCGATGTGCGCGGTCGGCTGGTGCGGCTTGGTCCGGCGCTCGACGAGATCCTGACCAAGCACGATTATCCGGCGCCGGTCGGCAAGCTGCTCGGCGAGGCCATCGTGCTGACCACGCTGCTCGGCTCGGCGCTGAAGTTCGAGGGCCGCTTCATCCTCCAGGCCCAGACCGACGGTCCGGTGTCGTTCCTGGTCGTGGACTACCAGGCGCCCGATCGTCTGCGCGCCTATGCGCGCTACGACGCCGCGCGCCTCGGCGATGCAAAAGATTCCGGCGCGCTGCTGGGGCACGGTCATCTCGCCATGACCATCGACCAGGGCCCCGACATGAGCCGCTACCAGGGCCTGGTCGCGCTCGACGGTGGCAGCCTGGAAGACGCCGCTCACGAATATTTCCTGCGCTCCGAGCAGATCCCGACCCGCGTGCGCCTTGCCGTGGGCGAGGAGTGGCGCTCGAACGACGGCGGCAAGCATCGCTGGCGCGCCGGCGGCATGCTGATGCAGTTCCTGCCGAAGGCGCCCGAGCGCGCGCGGCAGGCCGATCTGCATCCCGGCGATGCGCCCGAAGGCGTAGAAGTGCATGCCGTTGCTGAAGACGATGCCTGGGTCGAGGCGCGCTCGCTGATCGAGACCGTCGAAGACGTCGAGCTGATCGATCCCGAGCTCTCCGGCGAGCGGCTGCTCTACCGTCTCTTCCACGAACGCGGCGTGCGCGTGTTCAATCCGCTGCCCTTGAAGGCGCAATGCTCCTGCTCGCGCGATGCGGTGGCATCGATGCTGAAGAGCTTTTCGTCCGACGACCGTGCCGCGATGGTCAAGGACGACAAGGTCGTCGTGACCTGCGAGTTCTGCAGCTCTGTGTACGAGTTCACACCGGATGAGGCGGGCGTCGAGGACGCGTAG
- the argF gene encoding ornithine carbamoyltransferase, with protein sequence MSKSSDKTPNKTPKHFLDINELPLSELKRMLAASTAMKAKQKAHQPVRPLEGKTLAMIFERPSTRTRVSFDVAMRQLGGEPIMLTGAEMQLGRGETIADTARVLSRYVDAIMIRILNHDALLELAANATVPVINGLTRRSHPCQVMADLMTYEEHRGPIEGKTVAWTGDDNNVLASWAHAAERFKFQLNVATPPELAPKKAMRDFIKATGAPIMLGTDAEAAVRGADCVVTDTWVSMGDKEGEHRHNVLKPYQVNAQLMSLAKPDALFMHCLPAHRGEEVTDEVIDGPQSVVFDEAENRLHAQKGILAWCFDAVK encoded by the coding sequence ATGAGCAAGTCGTCCGATAAAACACCCAACAAAACACCGAAGCACTTCCTCGATATCAACGAGCTGCCGCTGTCGGAGCTCAAGCGCATGCTCGCCGCGTCCACCGCGATGAAGGCGAAGCAGAAGGCGCATCAGCCGGTCAGGCCGCTCGAAGGCAAGACGCTGGCGATGATCTTCGAGCGCCCCTCGACGCGGACGCGGGTGTCTTTCGACGTCGCCATGCGCCAGCTCGGCGGCGAGCCCATCATGCTCACCGGCGCCGAGATGCAGCTCGGCCGCGGCGAGACCATCGCCGACACCGCGCGCGTGCTGTCGCGCTATGTCGACGCCATCATGATCCGCATCCTCAATCACGACGCCCTGCTGGAGCTTGCGGCGAACGCCACCGTACCCGTCATCAACGGCCTGACGCGGCGCTCGCATCCCTGCCAGGTGATGGCCGACCTCATGACCTACGAGGAACATCGCGGCCCGATCGAGGGCAAGACCGTGGCCTGGACCGGCGACGACAACAACGTGCTGGCGTCGTGGGCGCACGCCGCCGAGCGCTTCAAGTTCCAGCTCAATGTCGCGACGCCTCCGGAGCTCGCGCCGAAAAAGGCGATGCGCGACTTCATCAAGGCGACCGGCGCGCCGATCATGCTCGGCACGGATGCCGAAGCCGCCGTGCGCGGCGCCGATTGTGTTGTGACCGACACTTGGGTGTCGATGGGCGACAAGGAAGGCGAGCATCGCCATAACGTGCTCAAGCCTTATCAGGTCAATGCCCAACTGATGTCGCTGGCCAAGCCCGATGCGCTGTTCATGCACTGCCTGCCCGCCCATCGCGGCGAGGAGGTCACCGACGAGGTGATCGACGGTCCGCAATCCGTCGTATTCGACGAGGCCGAAAACCGCCTGCACGCGCAGAAGGGCATTCTGGCCTGGTGCTTCGACGCGGTGAAGTAA
- a CDS encoding aspartate aminotransferase family protein, with amino-acid sequence MTNSAAPHLLPVFARSDLGFERGEGCWLIATNGERYLDFTSGVAVNALGHAHPALVAALQEQATKLWHMSNLFQSPDGEKLAARLCNESFADFVFFCNSGAEALECVIKLVRHYHFSNGHPERYRIITFEGAFHGRTLATLAATGSAKYLEGFGPPMEGFDQVAHGDIDAVKKAIGPQTAGILIEPIQGEGGVRSATPAFLRALRQLCDEKGLLLAFDEVQTGMGRTGDLFAYRRLGVEPDVMSLAKALGGGFPIGACLATAEAASGMTPGSHGSTFGGNPLAISAANAVLDVMLKPGFFDHVQRMSLLLKQKLASVIDRHSDVVSEVRGEGLLIGIKAVVPSGDLVAALRAERLLTVGAGDNVVRFLPPLIVTEAEIEDSVGRLERACTALSGNKRAAS; translated from the coding sequence ATGACTAACAGCGCAGCGCCGCATTTGCTCCCCGTTTTCGCCAGGTCCGACCTCGGTTTCGAGCGTGGCGAAGGCTGCTGGCTGATCGCGACCAATGGCGAGCGCTATCTCGATTTCACCTCCGGGGTGGCGGTGAATGCGCTCGGCCATGCCCATCCGGCGCTGGTCGCGGCGTTGCAGGAGCAGGCCACGAAGCTCTGGCACATGTCGAACCTATTCCAGAGCCCGGACGGCGAAAAGCTCGCCGCGCGTCTGTGCAATGAAAGTTTTGCGGATTTCGTGTTCTTCTGCAATTCCGGCGCCGAAGCGCTGGAATGCGTGATCAAGCTGGTCCGCCATTATCACTTCTCCAACGGGCATCCGGAGCGCTATCGCATCATCACCTTCGAAGGCGCCTTCCACGGCCGCACGCTGGCGACGCTGGCCGCGACGGGTTCGGCAAAATATCTCGAAGGTTTCGGCCCCCCGATGGAGGGCTTCGACCAAGTTGCGCATGGCGATATCGACGCGGTGAAAAAGGCGATCGGTCCGCAGACCGCCGGCATCCTGATCGAGCCGATCCAGGGCGAGGGCGGTGTGCGTTCGGCAACGCCCGCCTTCCTGAGGGCGTTGCGCCAGCTCTGCGACGAGAAGGGTCTGTTGCTCGCCTTCGACGAGGTGCAGACCGGCATGGGCCGCACCGGCGATCTGTTCGCGTACCGCCGCCTTGGCGTCGAACCCGACGTGATGTCGCTGGCCAAGGCGCTCGGCGGCGGCTTCCCGATCGGCGCCTGCCTCGCGACCGCGGAAGCAGCGTCCGGCATGACGCCGGGCTCGCACGGCTCGACCTTCGGCGGCAATCCGCTCGCGATCTCGGCTGCGAACGCCGTGCTCGACGTCATGCTCAAGCCCGGCTTCTTCGACCACGTGCAGAGGATGTCGCTGCTGCTGAAGCAGAAGCTCGCTTCCGTGATCGACCGCCACTCTGACGTCGTCAGCGAAGTGCGCGGCGAGGGCCTTCTGATCGGCATCAAGGCCGTGGTGCCTTCGGGCGATCTCGTTGCAGCATTGCGCGCCGAAAGGCTGCTCACCGTCGGTGCCGGCGACAATGTCGTGCGTTTCCTGCCGCCTTTGATCGTCACCGAAGCCGAGATCGAGGACAGCGTCGGGCGGCTCGAGCGCGCCTGCACCGCGTTATCCGGCAACAAGCGGGCGGCAAGCTGA
- a CDS encoding GcrA family cell cycle regulator has protein sequence MTVLTWSDDRVEQLKKLWEAGLSASQIAAELGNVTRNAVIGKVHRLGLSGRAKSPSSAAPRPRKARPAQHMMRVSRPISRGNTALAQAFEVEAEPDPVTYDNVVPMSQRLSLLELNEATCHWPVGDPSSPDFFFCGGRALSGLPYCAQHSRVAYQPASDRRRAPVKPGPR, from the coding sequence ATGACGGTTTTGACCTGGTCCGATGATCGCGTCGAGCAGCTGAAAAAGCTCTGGGAGGCCGGACTTTCGGCCAGCCAGATCGCGGCGGAGCTCGGCAATGTGACCCGCAATGCCGTGATCGGCAAAGTGCACAGGCTCGGCCTTTCGGGCCGCGCCAAGAGCCCATCATCGGCAGCGCCGCGGCCGCGCAAGGCGCGCCCCGCGCAGCACATGATGCGGGTGAGCCGCCCGATCTCGCGCGGCAACACCGCGCTGGCGCAGGCCTTCGAGGTCGAGGCTGAGCCGGATCCGGTCACCTACGACAACGTGGTGCCGATGAGCCAGCGGCTGTCGCTGCTGGAATTGAACGAGGCGACCTGTCACTGGCCGGTCGGCGACCCCTCGAGCCCTGACTTCTTCTTCTGCGGTGGACGGGCGTTGTCCGGCCTGCCCTATTGCGCCCAGCACTCGCGCGTCGCGTACCAGCCGGCGTCGGATCGGCGCCGCGCACCGGTGAAGCCGGGTCCGCGGTAA
- the phoB gene encoding phosphate regulon transcriptional regulator PhoB, giving the protein MGARIMVVEDEEALTELLRYNLEGDGYDVETVMRGDDADTRLKEHIPDLIVLDWMLPGLSGIELCRRLRTRPETKQLPIIMLTARGEESERVRGLATGADDYIVKPFSVPELLARVKGLLRRASPERLATVLAFGDIELDRDKRRVARSGRPIDLGPTEYRLLEFFLEHPGRVFSREQLLDSVWGRDIYIDERTVDVHIGRLRKLLNLGREQDPIRTVRGAGYALDDRFAKAEQV; this is encoded by the coding sequence ATGGGCGCACGCATTATGGTGGTTGAGGACGAGGAAGCCCTGACCGAGCTTCTCCGCTACAACCTCGAAGGCGACGGCTATGACGTCGAGACGGTGATGCGCGGCGACGACGCCGACACCCGCCTCAAGGAGCACATCCCCGATCTGATCGTGCTCGACTGGATGCTGCCGGGCCTGTCGGGCATCGAATTGTGCCGGCGGCTTCGCACCCGTCCCGAGACCAAGCAGCTCCCGATCATCATGCTCACCGCGCGCGGCGAGGAGAGCGAGCGGGTGCGTGGTCTTGCGACCGGCGCCGACGATTACATCGTCAAGCCGTTCTCGGTGCCGGAGCTGCTCGCGCGCGTGAAGGGCCTGCTGCGGCGCGCGAGCCCGGAGCGCCTCGCCACCGTCCTTGCTTTTGGCGACATCGAGCTCGACCGTGACAAGCGCCGCGTGGCGCGCTCGGGCCGGCCGATCGATCTCGGTCCGACCGAATATCGCCTGCTGGAGTTCTTCCTGGAGCATCCGGGCCGGGTGTTTTCGCGCGAGCAGCTGCTCGACAGCGTCTGGGGCCGCGACATCTATATCGACGAGCGTACCGTCGACGTGCATATCGGCCGCCTGCGCAAGCTGCTCAATCTCGGCCGCGAGCAGGATCCGATCCGCACCGTCCGCGGCGCCGGCTACGCGCTGGATGATCGGTTTGCCAAGGCGGAGCAGGTGTAG
- the phoU gene encoding phosphate signaling complex protein PhoU, producing the protein MGSEHTAKAFDTDLQELTRLVAEMGGIAERMIVESVDALIRRDVPLGQRVVAIDTELDALQKRIEERAVLTIARRQPMAVDLREIVGAMRVATDLERIGDLAKNMGKRVAALETDFHPLKLFRGLEHMTDLVQQQVKSVLDAYAAHDLPAAMAVWKGDEEVDAICTSLFRELLTYMMEDPRNISFCIHLMFCAKNIERIGDHATNIAETVFYMIEGQAITDKRPKGDMTTFANTVPNT; encoded by the coding sequence ATGGGTTCTGAACATACCGCAAAGGCCTTCGACACCGACCTCCAGGAACTCACGCGCCTGGTCGCCGAGATGGGTGGCATCGCCGAGCGCATGATCGTCGAGTCCGTCGACGCATTGATCCGCCGCGACGTCCCGCTCGGGCAGCGCGTCGTCGCCATCGACACCGAGCTCGACGCGCTGCAGAAGCGCATCGAGGAGCGTGCGGTGCTCACCATCGCCCGGCGCCAGCCGATGGCGGTCGATCTGCGCGAGATCGTCGGCGCCATGCGCGTCGCGACCGATCTCGAGCGCATCGGCGACCTCGCCAAGAACATGGGCAAGCGCGTCGCGGCGCTGGAGACGGATTTCCATCCGCTCAAGTTGTTCCGCGGCCTCGAGCACATGACCGACCTCGTGCAGCAGCAGGTCAAGTCGGTGCTGGACGCCTATGCCGCGCATGATCTGCCGGCGGCGATGGCGGTGTGGAAGGGCGACGAGGAGGTCGATGCCATCTGCACCTCGCTGTTCCGCGAGCTTCTCACCTACATGATGGAGGATCCGCGCAACATCTCGTTCTGTATTCACCTGATGTTCTGCGCCAAGAACATCGAGCGGATCGGCGACCATGCCACCAACATCGCCGAGACCGTGTTCTACATGATCGAGGGCCAGGCGATCACCGACAAGCGGCCGAAGGGCGACATGACGACCTTCGCCAACACGGTACCGAACACCTGA